CCAGATTTCCACCAACAAATACACAATAGCCAGTAGTAGATTTTCTATCAATTGTTGATTCATCTCAATCAGCATCTGCAAAACACTCAACAAGAGTATGCCCGTAATCACTATACAATATGCCAAGGCTAGGAGCTTCTTTCAAAGAGCATAGGATTTGTTCCAAGGCTTCCCAGTGTTTGGCTATTAGTATAGACATAAATTGACTGACAATACTGACCGCATAGGCAATATATGGATGGGTCACAGTGAGGTAGTTCAATTTTCCAACTAACCTTCTGTATCTTTATGGATCAGCATCATCATTAGTAAGATGTACATTAGGAACCATTGGTGTGCGACATAGCTTAGCTCCCAACTTTCCAGTTTCTACAAGAAAGTCAAGTACATACTTTCTTTGGGACAAGAAAATCCTTTTCTTGCTTCTTGCTACGTCTATACCTAAGTATTTTAGCTTCCCCAAGTCTTTGGTATGAAACTTGGCATGTAAAAACTTCTTCAAAGAAGAAATTCTTGCACAATCATCTCCTATAATAACATTATCATCAACATAGACAACAAAAAGAATAATACCAGTAGTTGATTATCGGTAGAAGTTTGAATGATCACACTTGCTCTTTTTCAATCCAAATTCTTAAACTACATCGCTAAATTTTCCAAACCAGACACGAGGACTTTGCtttagaccatataatgattttTTCAGATGGCAAACTTTCCCATACTCCCCCTGAGCAATAAATCTAAGTGGTTGCTCCATATATACCTTTTCATGGAGATCaccatgaaaaaaaaaattcttaatatCCAACTGATGTAAAGTCTAATTCCAAGAAGCAACCAATGAAATAAACAAGTGGATAGAGGTGAGCTTGGCTATAGGGGAGAAAGTGTTAGAATAATCCACCCCATATGTCTGAGCATAGCCTTTGGCTAAAGTCGGGATTTAAGTCTCACGACAGAAACATCAGGATTAATTTTGACTGCAAAGACCCACTTGCATCCAACTGTTTTCTTTCGTTTGGGTAAATCACTAAATTTCAAGTGTGATTTTCATCTAAAGCATGTAACTCTTCAAGCATTACATCATGCCATCCAGAATGATTCAAGGCTTCTTTTACAGTTTTAGGGATAGTAACAGAGTCTAGAGAAACAATCAAATAACTAGATGTAGGAGATAAGTGATCATAAGATACAAAGTTAGCGATTTGCAGTGACGTATACCTTTCTGAAGAGCAATAGGAAGGTCCAAATTTTCCAAAGAATCAAGTGAAGAAGAATCTCATGATGAAGAAGTTGATGTAGGGTATGTATAATTAATCTCTCCCCTCTTTGAGTAAACTTGAACAATTCATGGTCTTGCTGGTGCAAATTGAGAAGGTTCTGAAGGCACAATAATTGCGAAAAAAAGAGATATAACAATTAAGTTCCCTCGTAACTTTACTAACAAAACTCAGATTAAAGGCTAATTTTGGTAGACTTAGTACAAATGGCAGAGTAATATACGAGGTTGGTTGAACAATATCGAATCTAACACTGTTACAAGTTGATCCATCAGCTAAAGTAACTGGAGAGGCTGCTTTGTGTGATCTAAAGctagaaaaaatattaggaTTCCCGGTCATATGATTTGTGGCACCTGAATCGATCACCCATTTATTAGAAGAGATGATAAGACACACTTTATCTGACCTAGCAAAGGAATTAACAGAAGTGGATTCCTTCAATGATTTCTAATATTGAGAAAATTTGACAAACTCCTCAACTGAAACCAAAACCAATTTGTCAGATAATGAACTAGAAGCAGCAACTTTGAACTGATCGATCATTTCCCCAACTATATTCAAAAGTTCTTCAAAACTCCCCAAATAAACAAACAATAGCCTAATAACACAACAAAAAAATTTACAATAACCAAACTCGATGGCACTTTGGAAATAATTTCCCAAACAATAACATACAAGCTGGACAGTACCAGCGATGAGAAACAGAGGAACCAGCAAGCAACCACAACTCAACTAATTCTATCCCAAGTAGAAACAAGTATTCATAGACTCACCAAGATAAATACTAGATTCTCTGTCTCAGAAGCTACAAAAAAAGAATGAATCTAGAAGATTGAGCAATTTCTTCAAATAGTGTTTAAAAACACCAAACCAGATTGGGATATGTCGAATCTGATGAGACGACTCTAGAAATCAAATCATGAACGATGGTGGTGACAAAGAATGACCACTTTAAAGTAATTGATTTGAAATCCGGCCACTCTTTCTAGCCAACAGATACCAAAACAAGGATCAACCTCGAAATTGATCAAATTAAAAAGCCTACGCTCTGATACCTTGTAAAGATATGTCATCTTAgtctaactcaaccccaaaagctagatTATGAGGGAAGGATTGTCCAAGTCCATATAAAGAGACCACCCGTCCATTCCCCAaccaatatgagactttacccACTCTAACACCCCTTTACACCCAAGCCCAACTAGAGCGTGGACCGGGAGCCCATACGGGGATGAACTTGGCTTCGATACCATGTAAAATACAAGATATGGAGAATAACTTATTGTATTATTCCAAGAGGTAAGAAACATAAATACAAGTACATAAGGTTCTAggtaaggaaagaaataaaagagattCTTATAAATCTGCTATTTCTATACATAtgtggtatgtaaaatggtctaGGTTCATTCTATAACACAAATCTAACCACCTCTATTTATAGGTGGTGATGAAAGGATATAGTGAAAGGTAATATTCTAAAATTATACCTTCCATGTATTTGTAGAATGTCTTGCCTCTTGGTTAGTTTCTATCTTGTTCCCTCGTTTCTCTTCTTTGAGCTTATCTTGCAGCCTTCGCTCAAGTTCTGTCAATTCTAGTTGGGAGACTCCACCATGCTGATTCTTTATCAAATACcacatttcttgacacttacaTCCGATTAGTGGTAGGGCCACAACAACTTCATCCCTTTATTTGTTCATTGTAACTAATAAGGATGCAATAAACAACATTTTTATCCAACTTACTGTAGAGATGATCTAGAGCAACGATAGAGGACTCACATCCAATCTCTCGAAAGTGAATTAAATTAGGTATTGTCTTCTTGAGTTTCTCGAATAGTGAGATAAATCCCAATCTCATGTATGGCATCTTCTTCATTATGTGGACAACAGTCTTAATGCACCTTTCCCAAAATCTTGTTGCTAGATACATACTATGCAACATACTTCTGCATATCTCTATTaggtatttatattttttccttcggctactccattttgttgttaCATATTTAAGCGTCAATTGTGACCTTATTATCTTCTCTTTAGGAAGTCTTTGAAATCACATGAGATGTTCTCCCATCGTCCATACAAAGACATTTGATTCTCCTTCCAATATCATTCTCCACAGTATAATTGTAGAGAAGTAGAATGCAATTATACATCTATTAATGAGCCTCCAATGGAGTTTATATACAATGCCAATGAAATAGATCTGCTAACCTAACTCTTAGAAAATAGGAACAGATAACTGTTGAATATTATTGGGACAGGCACAATTGAATTCTCACAACTTGAATTTTATTACATCAAAGTAGGAATCTGCTTCGGTTTTATAATCTTTACACAATATATTTGCACTCACACTAGCAACTCTCTCTTATCTCACTCACTTGTTGTTTGCTCTCTagccttcttttctttcttgttttcttaCTTTTTGCTTAGCTACAGATAATATGGAccacctctatttataggaagtGATGGAAGCATCTAGAGAGGGATATATACTACTCTCTTCTAGAATGTTCCTAGCTATCGTTTTCTAGAACATTTCTAGACTTTTCTCTCTAGAATACTTATTCTAGAGATCTTCCTTAAATTTTCTATGATTCTTGAATATTCTAGATTCTTCTTGACTTGTCttagataataattaagttGGTGATGAAttcttaacactcccccttaaCACCAacttaattttttctttcaacCATTCCAAGTGCTTCTCGAAATCTTATAAACTTCATGTTGTCTATGCTCTTTGTGAATATGTCTGCTACTTCTTCGTCTGTCTTGATTTGCTTCATTTCAATTTTGCCTTGAAAaaatttttcttgaagaaaatgaCGTTGTACTTCCATGTGCTTCGTCCTAGAGTGAAATACATGATTCTCAGCCAAATGGATAGCTAACATGTTGTCACAGTATAGTGGTACGATATCTTTCGATTGTAGATGCAAGTATTTCATGAGTTGCTTTAGCTATGTGCTCTCTTGCGCTGCCATTTTTCCTGCTTGATATTCTGCTTCCATCGTAGAAAGTGAAACAATTGGTTGACTTTTGTTGCAACATGATATTGCAGTTGATCCAAGATTGAAAACATATCCAGTGGTTGATCTTCGAGTATCATGTTCACTAGCATAATCTGCATCACAATATTCGTTTATCTTGAAAGGATCTCCTTTCATATAGAATAGTTCATAGTCAatagttcctttcatgtacCTTAACATCCTCTTGAGTGCTTCCAAGTGAGGCTTCTTTGGTTTCTGCATAAATCTACTAACTACTCCAACTCTGAAGGAAATATCTGGTCTAGTCAATGTTAAGTAGATAAGACTACCGACAAGTTGACAATACATTGTCTCTTCCTCCAAGTCTTTGCCTTCATGAGAGCATAGTTTTAAGCTAGGCTCCATTGGTGTAGAAGATGTCTTAAAAACCATCATTCCATATTTTTGGAGAAGATCTCTTGCGTACTTTTGTTGTCCAAGGAATAATCCATCCTTTATTATTTCTTCCTCAAGGCCAAGTGTTTTAGCTCGCCCATCTCCTTCATTTGAAATTGCACCATCAAAGTTCTTTTACTTTGATGAATCTCATTAAAGTCATCTCCTGTGATAATTACATCATCCACATAGACTAATATGATAGCTAACCTTCCTTCgtgatattttataaataagcttGAATTTGTTGGTGCCACTT
This region of Solanum dulcamara chromosome 9, daSolDulc1.2, whole genome shotgun sequence genomic DNA includes:
- the LOC129903589 gene encoding uncharacterized mitochondrial protein AtMg00810-like; the protein is MEPSLKLCSHEGKDLEEETMYCQLVGSLIYLTLTRPDISFRVGVVSRFMQKPKKPHLEALKRMLRYMKGTIDYELFYMKGDPFKINEYCDADYASEHDTRRSTTGYVFNLGSTAISCCNKSQPIVSLSTMEAEYQAGKMAAQEST